The Maridesulfovibrio sp. genomic sequence GCCATGGGGGTGACAAATTCAATACCGATATACAGCCAGATAGCCAGAGCTGTCAGACCGAAAACTCCCATGCCCATGGGATTGAAGGGCTGATCGGGCATAACCGGGGCAGGTAGCGTACCTATACCGGTAAGGCCTATGATTCCGAGCAGAGCCATGGATATCATCATGGTCATTGTGAAGATAATTTGAAGCTTGGCAAAAATATCCACACCGATGACATTTGTAATGGTCAGGACGGCCAGAAGCAGCCCCCCCCATAGAACAGGGGGAATGCCGGGCGTAAAGGTCTCCGTGATAACGGACCCAGCTACAGCCAACTCCGCCGGTGCTGCGAACAGATTGGGAATAATATATGCGAGGATGACCGCAGCCATAGCCGGCAAACTTCCCAAGGCGACTTTTGTATAAGAACGGAGTCCCCCGGCATGAGGCATCATACAAGCAAGTTCCGCATAACTTTGAGCTGAAAAGAGTTGCAGAATCCATGCTGCAGCCATGGCAATAACAAAACCTCCGCCGGCCAGGCCCATACCTTGGCCTAGTGATACCAGTGTGCTGGAAGCGACTACCAGCCCCACCGCTACGGAAAAGCAGGAAAAAAAACCGAGGGTCTTTCGAAGTTCCGTTTTCATATTAAACTCCATAGGTGTACGTGGTTACCTGATTATGACAAATTCATCTCTGGCTGAACCGCGCCATGCGCTTCATCCGCTGTGCCGCATTGCAGCAATGGTTAATCCCTGCCGAATTACGGACCGTTGCACCGTATCTACTACCTGTCTTTCCTCGACAGACTGGGCTGGATGATGGAGTTGCTCCCAAGACAGGATGTCCCATGTATTGAATTGTCATTAGGCTAGATAGGGTTCATCCCAAAGATTCAGGGTTGTACCGATGCCCTTTTCCAAAGCATTTCGATACACGATGGTACCCCAGGCCACGTCTTCCACGGGAAGTCCTCCCACCGAATAAACAATGATTTCATCTTCATTTTTACGGGCAGGAAGTTTTCCGGTAAGCACATCGCTGAGATCTTCAAGCTGATCCTTAGCCAGCCGTCCATCGGCCATAAGATCCATGCAGTGCACAGCCGGGATGGGGATGGTATGGTAGGCAGGATACGGCATTTCTTCAGCCCATGCCTCGTACAGGGGGACATAATCAGCCACGTTACGCGCCCTGTTGAGGATAAAATCGTCATCAAATCGCGCAGCAGCCGGGCAGCAGACAAATGCACCGGGCTTGATCCACTCTTCCTTTACATAGGGATACTCATTAATATCTCCAGTAGGAGACGATGTCCCCAGAAAGAGGATATCCGCATCCTTTGCTGCACCTTCAATATCATCAGCGATAACTATTTCGCTGACGGTGGGATATTTGCCCTTCACATAATCAATGAAGCTCTGCATTGATTTCTTGCCCCTGCCTTTGATCTGCACGCGCTTGATACCGGGGCGCACGGTCATAAAGGAATCAAATGCGGTCCTACTCATGACTCCGGGACCGACTATGCCCACGGTCCTGGACTCTTCACGCGAGTAATACCGGGCACCGACGCCGGGTATCGCCCCCGTGCGGTAGGCACTAAGGATATTGGCGGACATATGAGCCATAGGAGCGCCGGTATCCTTGTCATTCAAGGTCAACATCAGGATGGAGCGCGGCAGCTCTTTTTGCTTGTTTTGGGAGTTGGAACCGTACCACTTCATGCCCACCATATCGAACTGGCCGCCGAGATATGCAGGCATAGCCATGAATCTGCGATCGGGACCGTCTACCGGCATATTGGGAAAGGGTGATTCTTCAGGAAATACCATCATGATGCCATGAGAGTTGTTACCTGCTCCCCCCATACGAAAGTCGCCCATTTTGAGCAGCCGGAACATCTCTTCCATAGCATTTACGCAACCCAACATGTCGGTTACACCAGCTTCGATCATGTCGTTTTCGTTCAGATATAAAAAATCAATTTTAGGGTTTGCCATAGTCTTATCTCCTTAATGTCTAAAAAAGTTAGCCGAGTTCACACCCGATATGAGCTTCAAGTTCAATTTCCACAAACTGGGTCGGACGATTAAGCTTGGGAGTTTCAACCATTGTGAATAACGGCCTTATGTCCTTAAAACGTTCACTGTAAGCTGCGGCTACTTCCTTAGCGAGAGCCATGTCCGTGACATAAGCTTTTACTTTGATCACATCTGAGGCAGAGGCTCCGGCCTGCTGCAACAGATCGATAAATTTAGTGAATATGTATGCTGCCTGCTCCCCAGCGCTTTCACCGGCGACAGTCCCGTCCGGCATTACTGCAGTAGTGCCGCCGATGTAGACATGATCCCCGACCTTCACCATTCGAGAGTATCCGGCGATATCTTCTAGAGGTGCTCCTGACGAATAATTAATACGCTGCATAATGCTTTCTCCTTTTGCAGTGCTAAACTGTCCATTCATTCATCAACAAAAAGCACACAGACATATTGGAAAAAACGGAACAATGTTAAAGCAGGCCACATCACACACAGAGCCAAATATCAAATTTTAATATTAAATTACAGATACTTAGTAGATATTTTTTCACCAAGACAACATATTCACATTTCACAAAATTGATATCATATTACAAAAATGAAGCACGGATTAGACATAAAACAACATTTTTGTAAAAAAATGCCTACGTGATAAAAAGTGGGAACAAAAAGCCATAAGAGTAAATCAGCTGTTACTCTGGCCTGTTACGTCTGGACATGGGCTGGAGGGGGGATGGTGATTTTCTTTGGCGTTGTTGTTGCATACTTCGGTACGACTGGAGGTAAATTGTGATTACGGAAAAAACCTACATGCCGGAGCAACCCTTTTTTCAACTATCGACGGCAGGCTATGTATCCCAATTGTCTATGTGCGACAGAGGGGTGGCCCAATATTATAGTTTTGTGAATCTGAATGCAGATAACGCCATCACAGCTGTTCCGGATGGGACAATAGACATCATCATTCAATGTTCGGGCAATCACCCCAGAGCGCAAGTGTGCGGCTCCGTCAAGAAGGGGCGACAGGTCAAATTTGAACTGGGAGTAGAGTATTTCGGAATTAGATTCTTTCCTGGAACGGCAGATGCGTTGTTACAGTGTCCTCTCAATCTATTTACCGACCAGGAAGTTCTCCTTGAAAATGTTTGTGACAGAGCGGATGAGTTAGTAGAACGGATCAGCAATGCAACCTCGTTCAAAGAACGTATCTGTTTCTTTGAACAGTATTATGCAAAACGGATTCGGGAAAATTCTGGCGTGTCCACATTGATCCCCTACCTGATTGATAAGATCAACAAGTCTCACGGAGATATAAAAGTCGGCGATTTGGCGGAGGATACCGGCTACTCGACTCGTCACATAAGCGGCCAATTTTCAAGGGCTGTT encodes the following:
- a CDS encoding tyramine oxidase subunit B, with amino-acid sequence MANPKIDFLYLNENDMIEAGVTDMLGCVNAMEEMFRLLKMGDFRMGGAGNNSHGIMMVFPEESPFPNMPVDGPDRRFMAMPAYLGGQFDMVGMKWYGSNSQNKQKELPRSILMLTLNDKDTGAPMAHMSANILSAYRTGAIPGVGARYYSREESRTVGIVGPGVMSRTAFDSFMTVRPGIKRVQIKGRGKKSMQSFIDYVKGKYPTVSEIVIADDIEGAAKDADILFLGTSSPTGDINEYPYVKEEWIKPGAFVCCPAAARFDDDFILNRARNVADYVPLYEAWAEEMPYPAYHTIPIPAVHCMDLMADGRLAKDQLEDLSDVLTGKLPARKNEDEIIVYSVGGLPVEDVAWGTIVYRNALEKGIGTTLNLWDEPYLA
- a CDS encoding Rid family hydrolase, yielding MQRINYSSGAPLEDIAGYSRMVKVGDHVYIGGTTAVMPDGTVAGESAGEQAAYIFTKFIDLLQQAGASASDVIKVKAYVTDMALAKEVAAAYSERFKDIRPLFTMVETPKLNRPTQFVEIELEAHIGCELG
- a CDS encoding helix-turn-helix domain-containing protein, which encodes MITEKTYMPEQPFFQLSTAGYVSQLSMCDRGVAQYYSFVNLNADNAITAVPDGTIDIIIQCSGNHPRAQVCGSVKKGRQVKFELGVEYFGIRFFPGTADALLQCPLNLFTDQEVLLENVCDRADELVERISNATSFKERICFFEQYYAKRIRENSGVSTLIPYLIDKINKSHGDIKVGDLAEDTGYSTRHISGQFSRAVGISPKLYSRIVRFQRCLGLLWGQEQLSYASLAQDSGYYDQAHFINEFREFSLCTPAQALGTSVQ